From the Lycium ferocissimum isolate CSIRO_LF1 unplaced genomic scaffold, AGI_CSIRO_Lferr_CH_V1 ctg20984, whole genome shotgun sequence genome, the window ataaaagtaaatatgtttcaaatgatgaaagttttctatgattatgagtgcatgtatgaatgagagcaggtAAGCAGTCAtacgagtggtgttcggtggttagccccggatgcccatcatggcccgtagctcgggtcgtgacagatttgACCTCGGTTCTCAATACCCGAGGCCGGTCACCGCccctcgggtcgtgacagatttgACCTCGGTTCTCAATACCCGAGGCCGGTCACCATTTATCGTGGTCAGATCTATATATTTCGTTTTACTTATTTGTTTGTCGTGTAATCTAATCTCGTGTTGAATTAAACCACATATCCTTAGCACCgcatacaaattcaattgttatccgttttaaggttaaacagtAATGTTGATGCACGTGGATATAATTTGGCCACTACAAGTTTtgcatgaattttttttcttcttcttgcttAAGAAGAACGAGACGAGTCGTAACAATTTGATGACTAATTCCATTAATCATTATCTTTGAAATGGTAACAGATATTCCTATTAATCGACGCGAATCAGCTCATCAACCAAACTTATGATGGATCTAATGGTGTAGTGATGACTCATCCAGATATGTATTGTGCTCTTAATAGCCTCTTATCCTATGTTATCCATTCCAAGAACCAAATAAACAGGCACTAAGCATTGATTTACTAAATTGTTACCTCTTTAAACTGGTAAACAAATATACCAATTGATGCATTTGTAAATTGAAAATtacgagagaaaaaaaaagaagtctgACAAATTGCTCTCCCAGTCTATACAATATTATGTGCAAAATAATGACAACCCTTGCTTTTGGTGTTAATCATGACAGTTATTTTAAGACTTAATACTTAGACAACCTCTAAATTTTtcaacaaatttcatttagataTTCGAATTACAGGTTGTTTCAATTGTAACACCTaaacacatgataaagtgttcatattaaacatttttaatttaaattttgaagaaaaaaattgcgCGTGTTATCAGGTAGCCGTTACGTACATAACTTgaccacataaaatatgtcactCCTTTACCATCAACCTCAATTGGAATATGCATGAGGTTTATGATTTATTAAAGCAAATGTACATAATTAAAGAAGTGATGTATTTCATGTGGTAAACTTACACACGTAATTGACACTTGAaaatacacaatttttttttcctttctaaattTGATTCGGAAGTTTCTAATAAAAATACCTTATTGTGTGTTCAGGTATTCAAATGAACTATCATCCAAGTTTCTACCTGAAAAAGTTATGAATGTATTAAGCCTAATTTTAATACATGTTGAATCAATAAGTTTAACTATATCAACGTTTTATCTGTCTAATGGTcaacatcatcttcttcttttttcccctcTCTTTTTACATTATGGTTAACATCTTCTGCCTCAATTATTGGAGGCCTATTTCATCACCAACTAGCTGgtacaaacaaaaataaaggaaaacaaaataaagtgtCACATTGAAAAcctgctaattttttttttaatttaatataccAATAGGAAAACCTGCTAATAATTCCAATTGTAATTAGATTAAGTTGATCATAGTAAAACGAAATAGGGTAATTAATCACAAAATGAGCTACTATGTCACATCCTCATCTTCTTCCCCGATAAACAAACGACCGCCATCTATGCCCATCATCACAATCCTCGGGATCTAGCATTTAATTTCCTGCAACAAATTGGGCGAATTCTGGGTCAGATTCTAGTCCATCCATTGTTTCTGGAGCCAAAACCACCTCCAAATCAACGCTGCCGCCTCCTTTTCTTCCCGGAAATGCTGATATCTTGCCATCGAATTTATTGGCCCTTCCGCTCCTAACAACAATAGGCCTACCCCATCCGAAATCATTATCGTACATTGGAAACCTTGGGGAGCTCCCCATTGTGAGCATAGCTCCGTCAAAATTCCCTAGGGGGAAACACCGTGGATCACTCTCCCAATCCTCTACATACTTCCTCACCATAGCATTACCGTGGGCCTTCACGTTTTTGTTCAATTGCTCCGCGCACCACAGTAGATCGTGAGATAAAACGTCTCCAGCCGATGCGTAAGTCGGAATGCTCTGAATTGCATTGCCAAAGTATAACGGAAGGAGCTTTGGCTGAAGCCGATGCCTGCAATTAACGGCCATCCTAAATGTCGTCATTTTGGAAGCATGAAATTTCCTCGCACGTGTCACCGCACGCCAAAGCAACGCGCAAAGTGATTGAAATGATGAGATCTCAGACGTAAGATTTTCAGTTAACGGCGTTAACTTGCTGTCTGATATTTTCAGTGGATCGTTACTCTGTTTTCCCATCAATTCAGCGATGTCGATTTCTCCTTCCATGTTCCATTTGGGATTGTTGTTTGTTTTGTCTTTCAGCCTCAGAATTGATTCCCTACTGAAACAAAATATCCTCTCCCTCAAGGGTGAGTCCAAAGAGAAGGTAACCTTGGGTCCACCATCCGGAATTTTAAGCACCACCGGAGATATCAAAACAGAGTCACGGCTGAAGTCAGGCAGCCTCGTAATCCTCTTGACTCCCCGAGTCACCTCAGCAAATGAATTGAAGAAGTTCCAAAGAGACGTTCCATCGATGACGGCGTGGTTGACGGAGCAGCTAATGAAGACACCGTCAGCTAATTCTGTGACTTGGACAGCAAGAAGAGGCTTGAAATGGCCTTGATAGCTCACCGTCCTGTCGAAAGCGAACAATTCCTTGACATGGTCAGGAACGTCAATGGAACCAATGACGTCACGGACGAAAATATGAGTTGCCGTGGCGTGAGTGAAATCAGCTCCAGCGTCATTGCAGGAAATGTAAACGTAGCCGTCAGAGTCAGTGATAAGGCGGCCCGCCAGGGGAGGAAAGTGGGTAAGAGTTTGAGAAAGGCTGCGTTTGATGAGGgatgttggaaatcttacggaaaatacttcatCACGAACATGTGTAGGGACTTttcttcatcacgaacacttgtaggAACTTCTTTTACACTTGAGGAAAAATGCTTGATCACGAACCCTTGTAGAGAAACTCTTGatagcttgaggcatgtcaattaagacactgtccttaaggatatttcacccggtatgggtgtatcccccaggattcaacaagctcttctagtacaaaactaggagccagaatctaacaaagatttatcTTATACAACCTAGCAATAAAGTATATAATAAAGTGTTATACTAAAATATATGAGAGGAAATATGTTTTTGCTCTATTGTATTCTCTATCTCTGTCTCTTCCACAAAAGAAAAGACATAGGAACATATATAGTAGAAGTTGTCCCTTGATATTTTCATATCCAACAACATGAGCACGGGGAAGGATATATGCCAACGTCCAAAATATTAAGAGTAGTAAATAACCATAAAGACAATATTTGGCCATTAAGATCATTAATTAACAAATTGAATATAATAATACCGTTTGAAAATGTCAAATGAATTACGCAATTAAGGCTAATAAAATAGAATCAAGTCTTTGTATTAAAGCCAATAAAAAACGTTATAGAAAGCAGGTCCtttgatttttgagatattaaatagaaaataatatttttctaaacaATCCCccatatatctcaaaaataataaaataaataaaaataagtagtTTTCTTGGGTTTATATATATGAGTACAATGCATCGAATACGGTGTCTCGTAGACTATGAACCAGACCtagataaaacaagattaaacttacagAACAATTGGTGAAGTTTAGAACTTCTATGAACCAAGAATTCTTTTGTTAGCTTAGGGTCTTATTCTATCACATTATACTCGCACAATCTTTGTCGTTATCGCGGTTTTGCGCTAAGAGGCCATGCGCGCGTCCTCGtattcatgagtgctctagaaatcTTGTCACAATTTCATAGGAGCGGCACCACTTCACACTCATATAGGTCCACCCATCAAGTGTATTCGCGACAATACTGCACATAAAGGATATGGTaatggattaagagtttatagCTCAACCTCACTTTGCCTTGCGGTTTACACTATATTCACACACCATAGGAAGAGACATAATTTAATAGTGCACTTttgatcaactaatgacttgttattacccgctatgaacctaattcatgggatctccaatcacataggttGGGTTACCATCATTGTTGATCTTCTCAATTGACAAAAGTCCCATTCCCCTCGATGTTTCTTTTAGTCTTGTGAATCGGCCAAATTCACCTCAGACCTCACACAATTATCACATCTCAACATTATTTGTTTTATCACTTTATGTCTCAAACGGATACGTTTTATTGCTATTGAAAAATTCATTTTCTCACACGCAGCTAACATTGCTTGGCTACCACAATATATAGACACGTTGGTTTCATCTCACTTCAACACTCACTAAGAAGTATCTTAGTCTCATTACGAGCCAACCACAAACTCATATTTCATTGTGATTTATTTGGCTAATTTTCATACTATTACACCCCCGCAAAGGGTAAACACACAACCACGGATGAATTTTGAGATCCACTAAACATCATTATACCCCTCCAGTACACCAACAAATTCACTATTTAGTACCATAATTGTGGTACCTCTCAAATGTATATTTTCCAAAAACGAGGTACATAATATTATAACCCGCacacttttaaatatttcagtctaattatatatgaatgaacTTCTTATCATCTCAATACGTCTGGCAATAATAGAATATAATGAAGACCATAAAAACTCATCACATGGTGATTTAATTTGTCAAATAACATTGCAACGCTTGATCactttttctcatatttaaaataagagcCATTTTAAGGTTAATAAAAGTGATCGTTTCAAGACAAAAGAGTTAATATGATCGAAGcatattcttctctttttttaattcaaatataTGACTATTACAATAAGAAATAAGCTATATTTACAAACCATTCAAGTCTGTCCAAAGTTCGGCGTTAGAAACATATTCAAACTTAATAGTAATTCTTTCAACATAAATCTAGTGAAACATGTTAACCcccacatttttaaatattttaagatagggaaataatatttttataactcATAAGAAGTATTATAAATTTCTCATAAGATATCTCATCTTATAAATAACAAGATAATAATATAGTTTCACCCAAATAATTATATACAACTAATAATCACATTATGACGCATCAACTAATATTTAAGAAAGtaccatttttataaaaaatgaaatgaatcaATATTACTAAGTGATCTCTCAAAACAATAGAAAATGTACACTTGAGATATGACACACAtaagtgaaagaaaaatatatataaatactaatattttcatcatttatttaaaaatactaagtataaataaatcatgattacaatatcaattgctcacaaaaatattattttgctTTGCTGCAACCTTATCATACTCAAATAAAAATATCCATCCAAATCTATCTAATAATTCCACGAGAACCAAATATGCTCAAATATCAGAAACATAAATTACCCCAACTAATGccaataattttttcaaaaatgattttaagaagaattttttttttttttttcattctaagAACTTGAATATTTCTAGAATCACCAAcataaataaactatttttcttcttcGACTTGGGTGTAGAATATGCTTAGCAACACTAAAGTCTAACACCCAAACTCTCACATTAGCCAcaagatttacttgagaaatgACCACAAAAATTATATCATCCGCTtagccaaaattatttttacttagCGGGATTGTCATTTCTCTaatcttcttcaacattttaGGAGTACGATGGCTTAATTTGCCCCACACAAAACAATCATAATTTCTCATTAACAATTTGATTAAACAATTTTCAGAATCTCACTGAATATCACCAACCAAACAATATTTGACAATCTCATATTAGTTTTTCCGTTGAGCTAATACGTTTAACTCACAAGTTACATATCATAAAACTATGataatgtacacaaaagaaagaTCATctaaagaacaacatgcttcaCATACTTTGTTACGTAATATGATAATTATCACGGAAACCAAACCTTTGACGAGAATCGTccaattaaattaaaagaaaccggtgaaataaaaaatatagtCATGAGTAGATGACCaatcaaaaaatatattctACGGATGACATAATATCAAGTCTCAAGGGCCTATCATAATACCCCATATTTCTTTTAATGTCCTTTTGAGATATCACACACTTGTGATCCAACAACaaattttcaccataaaatctCATTATTTTAAACCCCCATGCTAAACTCTTTTGGTATCTCCCATATTCAAACATCAAAGTAAatttcttaaataaataaatttttatgcCCATATCTTTGAATTATATAACTACACAAAATCTACGGTTAAAACATAATCTTAGGCGCATCTAGTACAAGCAAAAACATACACGAAACTTAGACGACTTGTACTAAGTTattctctttcaattttccGTAAGAATAGTGTgagaaatatccttaagattgttggaaatcttacggaaaatacttcatCACGAACATGTGTAGGGACTTttcttcatcacgaacacttgtaggAACTTCTTTTACACTTGAGGAAAAATCTTGATCACGAACCCTTGTAGAAACTCTTGAGCAAAggcttgaggcatgtcaattaagacaccgtccttaaggatatttcaccgtATGGGTGTATCACACTGAGATTCAACAAGCCTTTCTTGAACAATACTAAGGAGCGAGAATCTAACAGATTTATCTTATACAAAAAAGCAATAAAGTATATAATAAAGTGTTATACTAAAATATATGAGAGAAAATATGTTTTGCTCTAATGTATTCTCTATCTCTGTCTCTTCCACAAAAGAAACGACATAGGAACATATATAGTAGAAGTTGTCCCTTGATATTTTCATATCCAACAACATGAGCACAGGAAGGATATATGCCAACGTCCAAAATATTAAGAGTAGTAAATAACCATAAAGACAATATTTGGCCATTAAGATCATTAATTAACAAATTGAATATAATAATACCGTTTGAAAATGTCAAATGAATTCTGCAATTAAGGCTAATAAAATAGAATCAAGTCTTTGTATTAAAGCCAATAAAAAACGTTATAGAAACAATCCtttgatttttgagatattaaatagaaaataatatttttctaacaagGAGGTCACTGACGGAGAAATGGGGACGAGTGAAGAGAGCACCTTTCTGAATGTAGTGAGTGGAAAGCATGGGAAGGTCGGAAACAGAGAGTTTGAGGTCAGAAAGTGAAGTCTTTTGGGAAGGGAAGATGGTGCATTTGGAGACTAAAGTTACAGCATCCATGGTGGAACAAGGCATTGTTAATTATATTGAGCAGTAGTTTGTTTTGTTTGGGGTTATATGGTCTCACTGCAGTGAAGTGAGTACTGAGGATGAAGAGTGAGGAGGAAGATGAGGCTTTATCTATAGGATGGCGCTGGGCAGTCTTGGGACTAGGTTCATTCATTTGATAGGTGGTATCGTTGCTGTTTAAATGCTTCTTCGTTTTTTCTTTTAGCTTTTGCGTTGACCTGGCAAGTAATAGGAGTATGATTTTATTTGGGTACACCCTAAAATACGACTGACTGGCACGTGCCCAGCTTAAAATAGCAAAACTGATTGATGGCGTCACTATTGTCTTTTTCTTAGTTTCAAGTTGGATATTAAAGCATTCTGTTGAACAGAACTATATGGGatcgtttggtagaaggtataagctGGAATATTCCAACACTAATTTTTATACCATGTTTGATAGAAAAATATGGTACAAAAATTAGTATcgggatatcccagcttataccttcTTAACCCACTTAtactgggattattttataccatcttttagatggtataaaataatcccaatagataaaataaattaatcgTAAAATTATAATCGCGGAATAATTTTGAttatctaccaaacgaccctatAGGCTTTAGATAAAGAACTTTATGTGGTACAATTACCTCAACTTATCCACGGTCAAAAGACGACCCTGCTTTTTGGATTAGCTGTTCCCATGTGGCAGTTTTATGTTTGACGTGGGTGAATCAGAGGAGAAATAAGCAAAGCTATTGACAGATGTTGATTTAAGCATGTCACACCTACGTTGGTATACCCCTTTCTGGTAGAAGTTAAAAAATAGAGCACAAACAACAAGGAGGATGATCATTAAGGGGATCCTCGGAAGTTGACTGAAGGAGATCTTGAAAGATTATGATTCAAGTTACGAAGAGGAATAGAAAGATCCAAGCGCAAGTTGGAATCTTGATTCTTGACGAAGCTGCTGTACTCGATTGCTCAATGCCCATGGCACACCCTCTCCCGATTAGAGATGggcatgatatgatatatatcgaTTATCATATTAAAATCGAAATATTTTATACCGTAGTtttgatattatgatatttggtacggtatttgatatgcatttttaaaaagttcgaTATTCggtatttttaaataatataccgaagtatataggtatatatacaagtcatatatattagtattttaatgctaacaaatatataaacaagtattagtacaaaattaattatttaaacatTGAAATTTTGATTAATCTATGTTAATTGAAATGCTCTTTTGTATAATTGATTTATAAAGGGGATTAATTGTGCTTCTTTTGAATATAtttacatgtgtaaggtgttggtacaatataattgagacgtttcttgAATAGCCGAAGTCGTAATTATct encodes:
- the LOC132043093 gene encoding BAHD acyltransferase DCR-like translates to MPCSTMDAVTLVSKCTIFPSQKTSLSDLKLSVSDLPMLSTHYIQKGALFTRPHFSVIFSVRFPTSLIKRSLSQTLTHFPPLAGRLITDSDGYVYISCNDAGADFTHATATHIFVRDVIGSIDVPDHVKELFAFDRTVSYQGHFKPLLAVQVTELADGVFISCSVNHAVIDGTSLWNFFNSFAEVTRGVKRITRLPDFSRDSVLISPVVLKIPDGGPKVTFSLDSPLRERIFCFSRESILRLKDKTNNNPKWNMEGEIDIAELMGKQSNDPLKISDSKLTPLTENLTSEISSFQSLCALLWRAVTRARKFHASKMTTFRMAVNCRHRLQPKLLPLYFGNAIQSIPTYASAGDVLSHDLLWCAEQLNKNVKAHGNAMVRKYVEDWESDPRCFPLGNFDGAMLTMGSSPRFPMYDNDFGWGRPIVVRSGRANKFDGKISAFPGRKGGGSVDLEVVLAPETMDGLESDPEFAQFVAGN